The genomic window ATGATAAAACTATCGGAGACGCCTACCCATTGCCGAATATCGTCGATATACTGGATCAATTAGGCAGAGCACGATATTTCTCCGTCTGCGATCTAGCTTCCGgatttcatcaaataaaaatggatccgaAAGATAGCCATAAAACGGCTTTCACAACTCCGTTCGGGCATTATGAATTTGAAAGAATGcccttcggattaaaaaacgcgCCTGCAACTTTCCAGAGATTAATGGATCTCGTATTAACAGGATTGCAGGGCTgtgaattatttgtatatatggaCGACATAGTCATATATGCAAGAACGTTGGAAGAGCATGagagaaaatacaatttactGATACAGCGATTGCGAGAAGCGAACCTAAAATTACAACCAGAtaagtgtgaatttttaaaatcaaaagtaacttatctcggtcatgtaattagcaaagacggcgtaactccagatccgaaaaagctggaagctgttaaattatttccacgacTTAAGacgcctaaaaatattaaacaatttttaggctTGGCGGGATACTACCGACGGTTCATACCAAGCTTCTCAAAATTAGCTAAACCCTTGActgtattgttaaaaaatgatacagCATTCGAATGGACTTCAACAAATCAGGAGGAAGcattcgaattattaaaacaaaaattatgtgaGGAACCAGTATTACAATATCCAGATTTCTCACAACCATTTATACTAACTACAGACGCCTCAGGACTCGCAGTAGGAGGAATTTTATCccaaggaaaaattaacaaagatcaACCGGTGGCATATGCATCTCGCACACTAACAGACAATGAAGTAAAGTATGATACATATGAAAAAGAAGCACTAGCTATTGTATATTGCGTTAAGCATTTTCGGCCATACTTATACGGCCGAAAATTTACCTTAGTTACGGATCACAAACCATTACTCTGGTTTAAGCATGCTGTTACACCGTGGTACGGTGCGGGTGTGGGTCCGTTCGCCGGAACGTGTGCCACCAGTTGAGAGGAGCCGGGTGTAGGCGAATAAAGACTTGTCTTTTAAAAACGTGCTgtacttgttttatttctgcgtTGATACACTTGTCACGCGTCACGTTTCTCCTGATAGGAGTGCCCGCGACGGCTTCCGAGCCGTCGCTCATATACTCGGCCGagttgcaacctcagcgagtttcggccgcggtggTTGACCGGAGAGGTTCGTCAACCGCGCGgccttaaaataattgttaaatgttcATTTCCTTGTTTCGACATCGGGCGATAATCCCGAGGTCCTtgcccgatgtcgaaataCGCAAGGTATTTCCGGGGTGGTTTGCAACCAGAGCGCATTCTTTGAAGTGCAGCTCAGGTTACAACAATGCTCAAGATGCTAATATGCGCATACTTCggtggcgattaaaattagcagAGTATAACTACGACGTAGTATATAAAGCTGGGAAAACTAATGTAAATGCGGATGCATTGTCTAGGAATCCAGTAGAAGAAATaccgtgtaatataattaatcctgcaaagaaattaaatccgaaCAATCCTAAGGACGCCGAATTAATTGAACAAATGCTGGAGGAATCAGACAATGATAGTGAAGAGGACgatgattataaattatatctgtctgatgaaaaagaaatagacaatatatcaattaaaaatgactCAGTACCTTTTACAGATCAAGAATTAAGTGAGCCATCACAGGAAATTGTGGAACAGGCATTAATTCATGATCCACGGATGGAACGTAGAATCCAGACACGAAGCCAAAcagcaaagaaagaaaaaatggaacaattaaaagaaaatacaattgaaaaggaaaacgaaCAAATAGAAGAACTTGAAATTCAAAAGGACGACCtcgacgaagaaaaagagagtgacGATGAAAGCGAAAGTGAAAcggatgaaaataaaaatttacccGTTATCACCGATATACAAGATATacctaataatataatcgaaacacgcgatttattatttttacgaaaggATAATATCACATATTTTACAGACACCGAAGGAAATCCTTTAGATTCAGGTTCACagaaattatttgaaagaaacgaattaccgaaaataaaaacgctaACCTTAGGTGAAGCACAAcctattaattataaaaaatactatcacattattttaccAATCAGCGAGGGAGTCCGGGAAGGACCAACTTTAACTCTGCAACACATATCCAcagctattaaaaatttgcgaaCTATCtccgaagaattaaatttgcaaacaaTTAGTATTGCAAAAACTGATTTAGTAAACAACGTACCTTGGAGTGAAATCAAAAATCTGCTacacataattttcttaaattcacccacaaaattaataatttgcaacgaattgataaaatatcCTCCCAGAGATCTCCGGTCGTCGATAATCGGAGAAATGCATTGTTCACCAACGGGGGGACATCGCgaagtaaataaaacatacaatagaattaaacataaatattactggGAGAATTCAAAACAGGAAGTTCAACTATATATTCAACAATGTTTACAgtgtcagttaaaaaaattagttaggGTAAAAAATAAGCAGCCCATGCTAATAACCGACACACCAGGAACttcttttgataaaattgctaTGGATATTGTGAGGCCTCTGCCAAAAACTGACAGAGGAAACGAATATATCCTGACCATGCaagatcaattaacaaaattctgCATGGGCATACCTCTGCAAACCCAGACATCTGAAACAATAGCTGAAGTATTTGTAGACAGATTTGTTTGTGTATTGGGAGCTCCGAAAGCAATATTAACCGACCAaggtagaaattttataagtgatttaattaaaaaggtaGCGAAAATATTTAGGATACGAAAATTTCGAACAACAGCATTTCACCCACAATTCAATGGATCTTTGAAAAGATCTCACCATGCTCttggcgaatatttaaaacaatatgcAAATGAGCAAAAGGAATGGGATAAGTGGGTCGGACTTGCTATGTTTAATTACAACACCTGTGTACATGAAGCAACGAAACATACACCGTATGAATTAGTATTCGGAAAAATAGCTAGAGTACCGACGGACGAACCTCTCGGTCCGGAGGAAAAGTTAGCTAGCTACGACGATTACTTAATAAGCCTCGTCACACAGCTCCATAATTTGCAAACAAACGCTTTCAAAAATGTAACAGAAGCGAAAGAAAAGTCTAAGAAACTTTATGACAGAAAGATAAACCCAAAAACTTTTAAGCCCGGAGactacgtatttttattgaagGGACCGAAGCCAGGTAAATTCGGTAATCAATACACTGGGCCTCACGAAGTTTTagaaattctaaataaaaacaacgtgaggataagaattaagaaaaatacgaagGTTGTACACCCGAATAGGCTACGTGTATCATACATTAAACCgaatgaatgaaaataaaattatattttcagatggattcgagatttaaatggATTATCGGCGTGATCGTCTTCGTGCATGTTACCGAAATAAACGGAATAATTGGCTACGATTGTGGATCTGCAAATTTGAATATTACAACTTTATCGCTGTTAGATGtcgaaaattgcaatatacCATTAACTCAGCCTCAAGTAGACCGAACTTATATATGTAGTAATAGTAGAAGATAGATTCTTAGTAGCGATTTATTCAGTATCACATAACGATTTAAATATcatatcatattaattttaattcggcgTACTCTTATCTCTCTGTGCAAAAATCCCCTAACTTGGCCTTGATGCAAAAGCTAGCGGTGTATGTTGCAACGAGCGAGCAGTCTCGCTTCATCATTGTAACTAAGCGGAGGTCCGCTCTAATCAATAAAGgtactttaattctttttaaaggATTCCAAATCAAACTTTCTTTATAATTCATCTGAATTCCTTCCAAAATCAGAAGTGGGATCGAGACTCCGAATTCCTCAGGTAAAAACGAGGAAGAAGTGATTTCGAATATCTCAAAGGAGATCGAAATAAGTTCGAAGTGAATAAGTTGTGCGCGAAAGCGTGAATTGGAACTGTGAACTGTATAAGTCAAGGAATCGTTATGAGAGATCCTAGTACATTCACCGTTACGACATTAAAGGATAAGCTGCGTGAGTTAAACCTGGTTACAACAGGCGTTAAAAATGAGTTAATCAAGAGGCTTCAAGAAGCGGATCCGTCAGGACAATGGATCATAGATCTTGATTCGACGGAGGTAGACGCGTCGGAAGAAGAGCGAAGTGAAACCTCGAGTCCGAGTGGGGCAGCAGACGACCAGGAAAATCCACCTGATAGAGAAGAAATACTCAGAAGGGAAAATGAGTTAGCGAAAAGAGAACGATCTTTGATGGCTCGAGAATTGGACGTTATGCGAAGAGAAAATGAGCAGTTACGCGCTTTGACACAAGTGTCGCAAAACGAAAGCTTCAGTGCGTCAACCTACAAGATTAGTTTGACTAGTTTGAAGGAACTGTTACCGGCCTTCAGTGGAAAATATGGAACTTTTTAGAAATGGAAAGAGCAGTTGACGTTGGTAAAGCGAACGTACCAACTGGACGACGGAATGACAAAGCTATTGATAGGAGCAAAACTAGAAGGAGATGCAATCGAGTGGTTCCATTCGGTACCGGAGCACCTTTCTATAACTCTTCAGGACCTGTTAGGACGTATGGAGATAATGTATGATCAACGGGTGTTCAAGATTAAGTCATTGCAAACGATACTTTTTATCACATGGAAAATGCTCCAAGTCATCAATCATTCTAGCTTCATAACGCAGTTAATTCCGGCAGTCTACCGCTAGCACTCATCAAATGCGCATCGCAGTATCGCGCGCTTAGCCCTTCTTGTTTAAATCCGCAGAGATTTCAACTGTATATTTACTAATAATAAACTCGCCACAGTTTATTCCTGctgtaaatacatttataaatacagtccattgttaaaaaataatttgccaaattattttttcaacttCGCGTGCAATCGTGAACattttggtccttcgagccggatagCAGTATCCTTGCTTTTCGAAAATCATAATACGTGTTAGCGAGTCGCGGTACCGCGTGTGCGTAAAAATTGAATCGCGCATATACGCTAAAGTTAAATCGTGCGTGTGTATTGAAATTAGTGATCAGTGCATTTCTGACTTTGAAAAATGGCTACTACCTGCGATATGATAATTCGAGGTCAAATGGATCTTCATGATCGAATCCGACGGGCTTTAGCGAAGCTGCACCACGCTGGTGACAGTTGTTACAATGAGACAATGATCGAGACGCGGATCTCATTATTGGATCAATGCTGGCAGCAATTCCAAGGAAACCATCAAGAATTAATTGCCCAGCATTGGGAAAAAGTTTCAAAACGAGACTATTATACCATGGACATCTTCAATCAGGCCGAAGAAGATTATATCCAGCAACGCTCTGGTCTTACAAAACTACTTTTGAAGCTACGCAAGGAAAAGACCGAGGATGTCGCGATACCTGCTAGTCCCGTCGCGCGTCCACAACCAAAAGCAACGGTAAAATTCTCGGGGCGATTCCGAGACTGGGATGCCTTCAGGACCACGTTCCGAGTCACCATCCTAGAGGACGAGAGCCTGTCCGAGCCACAGAAAATAGAGCTCCTAGACGATAGCCTTTCAGGAGAAGCGCtcaaaatatttgataatactTTAGCCATCGGCGGCAATCTCCAGAGCGTCTGGACAAAATTGAACGATTATTTCGGGAATCAGCAGACTCAAGTTAGAAGCACTATATCAAGCTTTATGAAAGCTTCCGGTTGTGCGATCCGGATCCGAAACACAGTTACGCGGACTGCTACGCGAGGTAAAGGAAACACGGAATTTCTTAAAGCGTCTCGATCGAGACTTTGAAAAGAATGATTTTTTCATTCATGCCGTCATTTCAAAAATGAATCCCAGCCTATTCCAAAGCTGGAGATCTGCACGCGCTACCTGCCAGAAGTCACCAAACCTAGAGGATGTACTAAATTTTCTGCAAGGAAAATTTGAGGAAATGCAGCAGACCTCAGGAAACTTAACCGCAACAAAAACTCCGGCGGGCGTTCAAGAGCTGCGCGCCTCGCAAACACTACGATCTGGAAATCTCGCGCAGATTTCCGGAAAAAAGCCGAGCAAGTGCTCCCTTTGCTTAGGAGCTCATTACATCTTGGCATGCGGGGCCCTAGCTAAAATGGGACCTCAGGCTAGGATGCAGTTGGTCCAGAAGTCTGGACTTTGCATTAATTGTTTTGGAGAACATGACGTTGCCGCATGCCCGTCAACTAGATTTTGCTCCGAATGTGGAGACCGCCACCACACTTCCGTGCAC from Cardiocondyla obscurior isolate alpha-2009 linkage group LG19, Cobs3.1, whole genome shotgun sequence includes these protein-coding regions:
- the LOC139110250 gene encoding uncharacterized protein, with the protein product MRDPSTFTVTTLKDKLRELNLVTTGVKNELIKRLQEADPSGQWIIDLDSTEVDASEEERSETSSPSGAADDQENPPDREEILRRENELAKRERSLMARELDVMRRENEQLRALTQVSQNESFSASTYKISLTSLKELLPAFSGKYGTF